In Nocardia sputorum, a single genomic region encodes these proteins:
- the mobF gene encoding MobF family relaxase, translating into MTATIHKVVAGNGFQYYLRDVAAQDATSRGRSSLADYYSAKGETPGHWHGAGLAALGIAVGDEVTEEQMKSLFGLGRHPNADVIEAAVIDEQIWRGAKLKDADRAADKASRLGNPFRVYAEVSEFRKRCATAFEEHNYARGYDPHTAIPDAERARIRTVVATEMFTEEYGRAPLDVRELSGWVARNSRPNTTAVAGFDLTFSPVKSVSALWTLAPRAVAEKMEAAHHAAVDDAIEWLERHATFTRLGRNGVRQVDVEGVVAARFTHRDSRAGDPDLHTHMLIANRVRTLDGRWRTLDGTAIYQSVVTVSEIYNTRLEHHLRYLIGVEFAERSSADVSKRPIREIVGIPESLIQMWSQRDAAITGRLDELAAQFQQQLGREPTPGEVYELADLATVQTRPRKHELRTLAEQRATWRADAIALFGGRTALSRMVAAALDPPRTPPPIVSSEWITRTAEQVLAVVSEQRSTWRRHHVRAEIERQTRGQVQGEHWEHVTEAILAEALSPRNVISQHDPDISDEPVLGAVPQLLRRRDGSSVYATAGAQVYTSAHTLAVERQLIDLSVQPGERQLPRHLVTEAVHAYNQKHPDRPLNPGQITVIDRFAQSGLRVHTANAPAGSGKTTAMRVLTDAWHRSGGYVLGFAPTAAAAAVLSDAIGTRVETVDRLLTILDRHSLTLDDGVLEPGSLPQWVVEINTDTLVIVDEHVKLGNAKRLRLLKFLTERGATIRCIGDDHQLPAIEAGGADADMNSAAPDHTLTLPHVVRFASTAEATASLQLRSGDPAALGWYLDNGRVNAGHHGATHDDAYTGWITDHLSGRDSIMLAATHDVVTALNSRARADRIARTEADTGPECVLADGLRASVGDVIRTRRNNPRLRLGAHDWVRNGYTWLITAVHNDGSLTATHLHPRDGKHNDSVRFPADYVRAHVRLGYATTIDSAQGITADTCHIALTGAESRQQLYVAMTRGVHGNYVYVPTAVDGSEASLWSEPAVSPHTAVEVLVCILDRDGTQKSAHTQVRDALDPFARLGRAVDIYLDTIGLAAEDALGPAGLARLDAGADIVHPHLTDSPAYPILRQHLAVIAMTGRDPLTALHTAAAARELDTAHDPAAVLDWRLDTTGTHSSGIGPLPWIRGIPDALDTHPLADQLLARQRIITDLAHQIHDHTRTWTLTTTPHWARPLREADPQLVADLAVWRASLHIPDHDPRPTGPPRYATIEGEYQQRLRDRLTAEHEDLDLPVNKWAPVVRHLDPRITTDPYWPTLATKLEAAERAEINIVGLLTDAASNRPLPDEMPAAALWSRLECSIPDLEIGLGDRPAPRDAAGDALHSSPETNALVMLTDEELDRHIGELELGLALVDTDTFIFNPATYKPLESDLGDAAHRHHAAQEAIRHARHADQQLQTAIRAADNVANDLHSARAELDAAPRYRRGHRRRLQARINTLVVERNIRDRECNSAHDSTRSAHRHAALLAGPEQDWGRILTSHPEPSANELPQLDTALIDEEATEHTAYIREQLGEYRAEQRRRSTLSAAERAVEEQVRHRVARPGEYASDADKSMGIFDREHDTDLGL; encoded by the coding sequence ATGACCGCGACCATCCATAAAGTCGTTGCAGGCAATGGCTTCCAGTACTACCTACGTGATGTTGCCGCGCAGGATGCCACCTCGCGTGGCCGGTCGAGCCTGGCAGACTACTACTCCGCCAAAGGGGAGACTCCGGGCCACTGGCACGGCGCCGGCCTGGCTGCTCTCGGCATCGCTGTCGGGGACGAAGTGACCGAGGAGCAGATGAAATCGCTGTTCGGGCTGGGTCGTCACCCGAATGCAGACGTGATCGAAGCCGCGGTGATCGATGAGCAGATCTGGCGTGGCGCCAAGCTGAAGGACGCCGACCGTGCCGCAGACAAAGCATCTCGGTTGGGCAACCCGTTCCGGGTTTATGCGGAGGTGTCGGAGTTCCGGAAACGGTGCGCGACCGCCTTCGAGGAACACAATTACGCGCGTGGATATGACCCACATACTGCTATCCCCGATGCCGAAAGAGCGCGCATCCGCACCGTTGTGGCGACGGAAATGTTCACCGAAGAATACGGTCGCGCACCCTTGGATGTACGGGAATTGTCCGGCTGGGTGGCACGCAACTCACGCCCCAACACGACTGCGGTCGCGGGTTTCGACCTCACGTTCTCCCCAGTGAAAAGTGTGTCGGCGCTGTGGACACTGGCCCCGAGGGCCGTCGCGGAGAAGATGGAAGCCGCCCATCATGCCGCGGTCGACGACGCGATCGAGTGGCTGGAGCGCCACGCGACCTTCACCCGGCTGGGCCGCAACGGCGTCCGTCAGGTCGACGTGGAAGGCGTTGTGGCGGCCCGGTTCACCCACCGGGACAGTCGCGCCGGCGACCCGGACCTGCATACTCACATGCTGATCGCCAACCGGGTCCGCACTCTGGACGGGCGCTGGCGCACCCTCGACGGGACGGCGATCTACCAGTCAGTGGTCACGGTCTCGGAAATCTACAACACCCGCCTGGAGCACCACCTGCGATACCTCATCGGCGTCGAATTCGCCGAACGCTCATCCGCGGACGTGTCGAAACGTCCGATCCGAGAGATCGTCGGAATCCCAGAATCATTGATTCAGATGTGGTCGCAGCGCGACGCCGCGATCACAGGACGGTTGGATGAACTGGCCGCGCAGTTCCAACAGCAACTCGGACGCGAACCCACTCCCGGTGAGGTGTACGAGCTTGCCGATCTCGCGACTGTTCAGACACGTCCCCGAAAGCACGAACTACGTACCCTCGCCGAACAACGCGCCACTTGGCGCGCCGATGCGATCGCGCTGTTCGGTGGCCGAACGGCACTCTCTCGGATGGTGGCCGCAGCACTGGATCCGCCCCGAACGCCGCCGCCGATAGTGTCCAGCGAGTGGATCACTCGCACGGCCGAGCAGGTCCTCGCGGTGGTCTCGGAGCAGCGTTCGACCTGGCGGCGACACCACGTGCGAGCGGAAATCGAACGCCAGACCCGAGGCCAGGTACAAGGCGAGCACTGGGAACACGTCACGGAAGCCATCCTCGCAGAAGCACTTTCACCCAGAAACGTGATCTCACAACACGATCCCGACATCAGCGACGAGCCCGTACTGGGCGCGGTGCCCCAGCTGCTGCGCCGCAGAGACGGCAGCAGCGTCTACGCCACCGCGGGTGCACAGGTGTACACCTCCGCGCATACGTTGGCAGTCGAGCGGCAACTGATTGACCTGTCGGTGCAACCCGGCGAACGCCAACTGCCACGCCACCTGGTCACCGAAGCAGTGCATGCCTACAACCAAAAACATCCGGATCGGCCGCTGAACCCGGGTCAGATCACGGTGATCGATCGCTTCGCCCAGTCGGGATTGCGCGTACACACGGCCAACGCCCCAGCCGGATCGGGCAAGACCACCGCGATGCGTGTGCTCACCGATGCCTGGCATCGCAGCGGCGGCTACGTGCTCGGATTCGCACCCACCGCAGCCGCGGCCGCAGTGTTGAGCGACGCGATCGGTACCCGAGTGGAGACCGTCGACCGGCTACTCACCATCCTCGACCGCCACTCACTTACTCTCGACGACGGCGTGCTGGAGCCCGGATCGCTGCCGCAGTGGGTCGTAGAGATCAACACCGACACCTTGGTGATCGTTGATGAGCACGTCAAACTCGGCAACGCCAAACGGTTACGCCTGCTGAAGTTTCTGACCGAGCGCGGCGCGACGATCCGCTGCATCGGCGACGACCACCAGCTGCCCGCGATCGAAGCCGGCGGCGCCGATGCCGACATGAACTCCGCCGCTCCGGACCACACCCTGACCCTGCCCCACGTCGTACGTTTCGCCTCTACCGCCGAAGCCACCGCCAGCCTCCAGTTGCGCAGCGGGGATCCCGCCGCACTGGGCTGGTATCTGGACAACGGCCGCGTAAACGCCGGGCATCACGGCGCCACCCACGACGACGCCTACACCGGGTGGATCACCGACCACCTCAGCGGCCGCGACAGCATCATGCTCGCCGCAACGCACGACGTCGTCACCGCCTTGAACTCACGCGCCCGAGCCGACCGCATCGCCCGCACCGAGGCGGACACAGGGCCAGAATGTGTACTCGCCGATGGACTGCGCGCTTCGGTGGGTGACGTGATTCGGACCCGCCGCAACAACCCGCGACTACGTCTCGGCGCACACGATTGGGTGCGCAACGGCTACACCTGGCTCATTACTGCCGTCCACAACGACGGCAGCCTCACCGCCACACACCTGCATCCGCGCGACGGAAAGCACAACGACAGCGTGCGGTTCCCCGCCGACTATGTGCGCGCGCATGTGCGTCTCGGATACGCCACAACGATCGATTCCGCCCAAGGAATCACCGCCGACACCTGCCATATCGCGCTCACCGGAGCCGAATCGCGACAGCAGCTGTACGTCGCCATGACCCGCGGCGTCCACGGGAACTACGTGTATGTTCCGACCGCGGTCGACGGCAGCGAAGCCTCTTTATGGAGCGAACCCGCGGTGTCTCCGCATACGGCTGTCGAAGTTTTGGTGTGCATCCTCGACCGAGACGGTACGCAGAAATCTGCGCACACCCAGGTGCGCGACGCACTCGACCCATTCGCTCGACTCGGCCGTGCGGTCGACATCTACCTCGACACCATCGGCCTCGCCGCCGAAGACGCCCTCGGTCCTGCGGGTCTTGCTCGTCTCGATGCTGGCGCCGACATCGTGCACCCGCATCTCACCGACAGCCCTGCCTACCCAATCTTGCGCCAGCACCTCGCGGTCATCGCGATGACCGGCCGCGACCCCCTCACCGCACTACACACCGCAGCCGCAGCACGCGAACTCGACACCGCACACGACCCCGCCGCCGTACTCGACTGGCGCCTCGACACCACGGGAACCCACTCCAGTGGAATCGGACCACTCCCGTGGATCCGCGGGATACCCGACGCACTCGACACCCATCCCCTCGCCGACCAGCTGCTCGCACGCCAACGCATCATCACCGACCTCGCCCACCAAATCCACGACCACACCCGCACCTGGACACTCACCACCACGCCCCACTGGGCACGCCCACTCCGCGAAGCCGACCCGCAACTGGTTGCCGACCTCGCCGTGTGGCGAGCCAGCCTTCACATCCCCGACCACGACCCACGCCCGACTGGACCACCCCGGTACGCCACCATCGAAGGCGAGTATCAACAACGCCTGCGGGACCGCCTCACAGCCGAGCACGAAGACCTCGACCTGCCGGTCAACAAATGGGCGCCGGTTGTTCGACACCTCGACCCGCGCATCACCACCGACCCGTACTGGCCCACCCTCGCGACCAAGCTCGAGGCCGCCGAACGCGCCGAAATCAACATCGTCGGCCTGCTCACCGACGCCGCAAGCAATCGCCCGCTGCCCGACGAGATGCCCGCCGCAGCGCTGTGGTCACGCCTGGAGTGCTCGATACCCGACCTCGAGATCGGCCTCGGCGACCGTCCGGCACCCCGTGATGCAGCTGGGGATGCTCTGCACTCAAGTCCCGAAACCAACGCGTTGGTGATGCTCACCGACGAGGAACTCGACCGGCACATCGGCGAACTCGAGCTGGGACTCGCGCTGGTCGACACCGACACGTTCATCTTCAATCCTGCCACCTACAAGCCCCTTGAATCTGACCTTGGAGACGCCGCCCACCGTCACCACGCTGCCCAAGAAGCGATCCGCCACGCCCGCCACGCGGACCAACAGCTTCAAACAGCGATCCGAGCAGCGGACAACGTTGCTAACGATCTTCACTCTGCCCGAGCGGAACTCGACGCGGCTCCCCGCTACCGCCGCGGCCACCGTCGCCGACTACAAGCTCGTATCAACACACTCGTCGTAGAACGCAACATCCGTGATCGGGAATGCAACTCCGCCCACGACTCCACGCGCAGTGCCCACCGACACGCGGCTTTGCTCGCCGGGCCGGAACAAGACTGGGGCCGCATACTCACCAGCCACCCGGAGCCTTCGGCCAACGAACTTCCCCAACTCGACACAGCCCTCATCGACGAAGAAGCCACCGAGCACACCGCCTACATCCGAGAGCAACTCGGCGAATACCGCGCCGAACAGCGCCGCCGCAGCACGCTCAGCGCAGCTGAGCGCGCCGTCGAAGAACAAGTACGGCATCGCGTTGCACGACCCGGTGAATACGCCTCTGACGCCGACAAGTCGATGGGCATCTTCGATCGGGAACATGACACCGATCTCGGGCTATGA
- the cyaB gene encoding class IV adenylate cyclase, whose product MHLIEVERKRELPDPHVLRQRLTELGYREAGHLTEVDIYYSRPDVDYMKTVECLRIRRRDGFAEMTYKPPSNAATHSDTDVIAKRETNVTLSGPEQAESASRLLDAIGMVELVRVEKRRTIYQHPERDDIIVSIDAVTDAGTFVETEITAADTDVATIHLGQVEGELGIADNPIIRLPYRDLVLAAAN is encoded by the coding sequence ATGCACTTGATCGAGGTCGAGCGTAAACGGGAACTTCCCGACCCTCATGTCCTTCGGCAGCGCCTCACCGAACTCGGATATCGAGAGGCCGGACACCTCACCGAGGTCGACATCTACTACAGCCGACCCGACGTCGACTACATGAAGACTGTTGAATGCCTTCGTATCCGGCGTCGCGATGGCTTCGCTGAGATGACCTACAAGCCGCCGTCCAATGCTGCCACCCACAGCGACACCGACGTGATCGCCAAGCGTGAAACCAACGTCACCCTCAGCGGGCCGGAGCAAGCCGAGTCGGCCAGCCGGCTACTGGACGCGATCGGCATGGTCGAACTCGTCCGTGTCGAGAAGCGCAGAACCATCTACCAGCACCCGGAGCGTGACGACATCATCGTCAGCATCGATGCCGTCACCGATGCTGGAACATTCGTCGAGACGGAAATCACGGCGGCCGACACGGACGTGGCAACCATTCACCTCGGTCAGGTCGAAGGAGAACTTGGCATCGCCGATAATCCGATCATCAGGCTGCCCTACCGGGACCTGGTACTAGCGGCGGCCAATTGA
- a CDS encoding DNA-directed RNA polymerase subunit beta encodes MAGSVGAVTMPAHIGAGVRHHMQVRQHPLGPIFTHPRSGTWTFLIRPDFPDDPRLFAMLFRHQVKVIRSGGLIALPSPVGMPAGVRRWIEPARDTYRPLGAVVISSVRACVGPRWSSGQSRSRAS; translated from the coding sequence GTGGCCGGATCGGTCGGCGCCGTGACGATGCCTGCACATATCGGCGCTGGCGTGCGGCATCACATGCAGGTCAGGCAGCACCCATTGGGGCCGATCTTCACTCACCCGCGGTCCGGGACATGGACGTTCTTGATTCGTCCCGACTTTCCGGACGACCCGCGGCTGTTCGCGATGTTGTTCCGTCACCAGGTCAAGGTCATCCGTAGTGGCGGACTGATCGCTCTGCCATCTCCAGTAGGCATGCCCGCAGGAGTCCGCCGGTGGATCGAGCCGGCGCGCGATACCTACCGCCCGCTGGGCGCCGTGGTGATTTCCTCGGTGCGGGCGTGCGTCGGCCCGCGCTGGTCTTCCGGCCAGTCCCGCAGTCGCGCCTCGTGA
- the istB gene encoding IS21-like element helper ATPase IstB: protein MAAPADTAKQIEYYANALKAPRIRDSAARLADQARDAGWTHEEYLAAVLSREVASRESSGAEIRIRAAGFPARKAIEEFNFDHQPALKRDTIAHLGTGQFITKAQNVVLLGPPGTGKTHLSIGLGIAAAHHGHRVLFATAVEWVTRLQTAHQHGRLAAELAKLRRYGLLIVDEVGYIPFEQDAANLFFQLVSSRYEHASLILTSNLPFSRWGDVFSDHVVAAAMIDRIVHHADVLTLKGNSYRLRNTEIDTLPSMRTDNTAD from the coding sequence ATGGCCGCACCCGCCGATACCGCCAAGCAGATCGAGTACTACGCCAACGCGTTGAAGGCCCCCCGCATCCGCGACAGCGCCGCCCGCCTGGCCGACCAAGCCCGCGACGCCGGCTGGACGCATGAGGAATACCTCGCCGCGGTCCTGTCCCGCGAAGTGGCATCCCGAGAGTCCTCCGGCGCCGAAATCCGGATCCGCGCAGCAGGATTCCCCGCCCGCAAAGCGATCGAGGAATTCAACTTCGACCACCAGCCCGCCCTCAAGCGCGACACCATCGCACATCTGGGCACCGGCCAGTTCATCACCAAAGCCCAGAACGTGGTGCTACTCGGGCCACCGGGAACCGGCAAAACCCACCTGTCGATCGGGCTGGGTATCGCCGCCGCCCACCACGGCCACCGCGTCCTGTTCGCCACCGCCGTCGAATGGGTCACCCGCCTACAAACCGCCCACCAGCACGGCCGCCTCGCCGCCGAACTGGCCAAACTCCGCCGCTACGGACTACTGATCGTCGACGAGGTCGGATACATCCCCTTCGAACAAGACGCAGCGAACCTGTTCTTCCAACTGGTCTCCAGCCGCTACGAACACGCCTCGCTGATCCTGACCTCGAACCTGCCGTTCTCCCGCTGGGGCGACGTGTTCTCCGACCACGTCGTTGCCGCGGCGATGATCGACCGAATCGTCCACCACGCCGACGTCCTGACCTTGAAAGGAAACAGCTACCGACTCCGCAACACCGAAATCGACACACTCCCGTCCATGCGGACAGACAACACGGCAGACTAA
- the istA gene encoding IS21 family transposase: MQEWAQIRYLHASEGLSMRAIASRLGISRDTVSRAIASESPPRYQRVSGPSAFDEFEPLVRELLAQFPAMPASVIAERVGWAGSPSWFRKKVAALRPQYAPKDPADRLEYRPGDQAQCDLWFPPTPIPLGAGQVGTPPVLVMVASFSRFITAMMIPTRTTADLLAGMWSLLSGQLGKVPRRLLWDNESGIGKGGHLAVGVVAFTGMLATRIVQCKPFDPESKGIVERVNGYLETSFLPGRSFSSPGDFNTQLAEWLPIANARHVRRIAGSPAELVGIDRAAMTTLPPIAPAVGFTSRARLPRDYYLRVLGNDYSIDPTVIGRFIDIRADLDTVTARCDGLLVATHRRAWSKAVTITDPTHVHTAAQLREAFGHKQSRTVSVDDGGLVRNLADYDTCFGVDFGGEGVA; this comes from the coding sequence GTGCAGGAATGGGCGCAGATCAGGTATCTCCATGCGAGTGAGGGCCTGTCGATGCGGGCGATCGCGTCCCGGTTGGGCATCTCGCGGGACACGGTGTCGAGGGCGATTGCCTCGGAGTCGCCGCCGCGATACCAGCGGGTGTCGGGTCCCTCGGCGTTCGACGAGTTCGAGCCGCTGGTGCGGGAGCTGCTGGCGCAGTTCCCGGCGATGCCGGCGTCGGTGATCGCCGAGCGGGTGGGCTGGGCGGGGTCACCGTCGTGGTTCCGTAAGAAAGTCGCGGCCCTGCGGCCGCAGTACGCACCGAAGGATCCGGCGGACCGGCTGGAGTATCGGCCCGGGGATCAGGCGCAGTGCGATCTGTGGTTCCCACCGACACCGATCCCGTTGGGCGCCGGGCAGGTCGGGACACCCCCGGTGCTGGTGATGGTGGCTTCGTTCTCGAGGTTCATCACTGCGATGATGATTCCGACCCGGACCACCGCGGATCTGCTGGCCGGGATGTGGTCGCTGCTGTCGGGGCAGTTGGGGAAAGTCCCGCGCAGGCTGTTGTGGGACAACGAATCAGGGATCGGCAAGGGCGGACACCTGGCCGTTGGGGTGGTGGCGTTCACCGGGATGCTGGCCACCCGCATCGTCCAGTGCAAGCCGTTCGACCCGGAGTCCAAGGGCATCGTCGAACGCGTGAACGGCTATCTCGAGACCTCGTTCCTGCCCGGCCGGTCGTTCAGTTCACCAGGAGATTTCAACACCCAGCTCGCCGAGTGGCTGCCGATCGCCAACGCTCGACACGTCCGGCGCATCGCGGGTTCCCCAGCGGAGCTGGTCGGCATCGACCGGGCCGCGATGACGACACTGCCGCCGATCGCCCCGGCGGTCGGGTTCACCAGCCGCGCGAGGCTGCCGCGTGACTACTACCTGCGTGTCTTGGGCAACGACTACTCGATCGACCCGACGGTGATCGGACGGTTTATCGACATTCGTGCCGATCTGGATACCGTCACCGCCCGCTGCGACGGGCTGCTGGTGGCCACCCACCGCAGAGCCTGGTCGAAAGCGGTCACCATCACCGACCCCACCCATGTCCACACCGCTGCGCAATTGCGGGAAGCATTCGGACACAAACAATCTCGGACCGTCAGCGTCGATGACGGCGGGTTGGTGCGTAACCTCGCGGACTACGACACCTGTTTCGGCGTCGACTTCGGCGGCGAGGGTGTCGCGTGA
- a CDS encoding helix-turn-helix domain-containing protein — protein MAQQPRELAAMESARQFFGAELRHWRLLRKLSLNQLGAISHDSGSLIGKIEKAQRRPTQAFAARMDRALDTDGILQRMWLDMNSAAAEMSTSPPLVAAETAAPWVGLEAFDPVREWLESAVPTFGRGTGHRRVGSTDVAVMWSMCSVFANADHHLGGGYARATLARLIDDVVTPALRGSYDDQTASQLYAVSARLCNLSGFMCFDSAQQGLGQQYFQQALQLAKAARNTALGAHILTDMSMQAHYLSRPTEAVRCGTAAVQAAEQSGSPSTAARCNALLARAHALNNDASVSARAMHDAERHLGRARPDDEPDWIRFFTDRQLSAEFMYVAHDGRRPTDVREQAPIVLADSVGMERRKVLVAATLAASFVPEDGERVCKSDVDVEQACQVLLDTLPAARGLTSSRAIESINLVRRRLAPFASMPAVQQVEHEFQTSVALVG, from the coding sequence ATGGCCCAACAACCGCGTGAACTGGCCGCCATGGAGTCGGCGCGACAGTTCTTCGGCGCCGAGCTGCGGCACTGGCGGCTGCTACGGAAACTGTCTCTGAACCAGCTCGGGGCAATCAGCCACGACAGCGGTTCGCTGATCGGCAAAATCGAGAAAGCTCAACGCCGTCCGACACAAGCGTTCGCCGCGCGAATGGATAGAGCGCTGGACACCGACGGCATCCTCCAACGCATGTGGCTCGACATGAATTCTGCCGCAGCAGAGATGAGTACATCTCCACCCTTGGTGGCCGCAGAAACCGCTGCGCCCTGGGTCGGCCTGGAAGCCTTCGACCCTGTCCGCGAATGGTTGGAGTCAGCCGTTCCTACGTTCGGCCGCGGCACAGGCCATCGGCGTGTAGGAAGCACCGATGTCGCGGTGATGTGGTCGATGTGCAGCGTATTCGCCAACGCAGATCATCACCTCGGCGGAGGCTACGCTCGCGCGACTCTGGCAAGGCTCATCGATGACGTTGTCACACCAGCGTTGCGCGGTTCCTACGACGACCAGACAGCCTCGCAGCTGTATGCCGTCTCCGCCCGGTTATGCAACTTGAGCGGCTTCATGTGCTTCGACTCTGCGCAGCAGGGTCTTGGACAGCAGTACTTTCAGCAGGCCCTCCAACTCGCCAAAGCGGCCAGAAACACCGCCTTGGGCGCACACATCCTTACCGATATGTCCATGCAGGCCCACTACCTCAGCCGACCTACCGAGGCCGTGCGATGCGGTACCGCCGCAGTGCAGGCCGCCGAGCAGTCAGGCTCCCCCAGTACCGCCGCACGCTGCAACGCGCTCCTGGCGCGTGCACATGCGCTCAATAACGATGCCAGCGTGAGCGCGAGAGCGATGCACGACGCCGAACGGCATCTCGGCCGTGCTCGGCCAGATGACGAACCGGACTGGATTCGGTTCTTCACCGACCGCCAGCTGTCGGCCGAGTTCATGTATGTCGCTCACGATGGGCGACGTCCGACAGACGTACGCGAACAGGCACCTATTGTTCTGGCGGACTCGGTAGGGATGGAGCGAAGGAAGGTCCTGGTCGCCGCAACGCTGGCAGCCTCCTTCGTGCCTGAGGATGGAGAGCGCGTGTGCAAATCAGACGTCGATGTCGAGCAGGCGTGCCAGGTACTACTGGACACGCTTCCTGCGGCGCGCGGACTGACCAGCTCCCGTGCGATCGAGTCGATCAACCTCGTTCGGCGCCGACTCGCGCCCTTCGCGAGCATGCCTGCAGTTCAACAGGTCGAACACGAGTTCCAGACCTCCGTTGCGTTAGTGGGATAA
- a CDS encoding phosphotransferase, which produces MSSTIGTVLRQGCEARGLDPTDAVLIHHSSNAVYVLPRHDAVARVSRTEADPDRQIRTYAVTQWLTTAYNFDATAPLPGVEPIEIAGHTIGFWTYYPQTDDTPAPTSTELGRLLRTLHDLPAPSALELPTWTPLESLHGALLEQHALDSITHDEQSWLLERIDEIRKELSELDWPLGLGLIHGDAWAGNLLWDNGADPKTAILGDWDWVSVGPREVDLIPTWHASVRYGRDHTWVRNFIDEYGYDLSAWSGYNLLLDMRDLVQLTGPLRRATSSPAYAQRLRQRLDDIRAGNRTTQWSQYRTQGS; this is translated from the coding sequence ATGTCATCAACGATCGGAACCGTGCTGCGCCAAGGATGCGAAGCTCGTGGGCTGGACCCGACAGACGCAGTCCTTATTCATCATTCGAGCAACGCCGTCTATGTGCTACCACGCCATGACGCAGTCGCACGGGTCAGCCGGACAGAGGCGGATCCAGACCGACAGATCCGCACATACGCCGTAACACAATGGCTGACCACCGCATACAATTTCGATGCCACAGCTCCACTTCCTGGGGTGGAACCGATCGAGATCGCCGGACACACCATCGGATTCTGGACCTACTATCCACAGACAGACGACACCCCGGCGCCGACCTCCACAGAACTCGGACGGCTGCTGCGCACCCTGCATGACCTCCCCGCACCGTCGGCCCTGGAGTTGCCGACGTGGACGCCCCTGGAGTCGCTGCACGGGGCACTACTGGAACAGCATGCTCTCGACTCGATCACACACGACGAACAGTCCTGGCTTCTCGAACGCATCGACGAGATCCGCAAAGAGCTGAGTGAGCTCGACTGGCCCCTCGGACTCGGTCTCATCCACGGCGATGCATGGGCAGGAAACCTACTGTGGGACAACGGAGCCGATCCCAAGACGGCAATCCTCGGCGACTGGGACTGGGTGAGCGTCGGCCCGCGCGAAGTCGACTTGATCCCTACATGGCACGCTTCGGTCCGCTACGGACGCGACCACACCTGGGTCCGCAACTTCATCGACGAATACGGCTACGACCTGTCCGCCTGGTCCGGCTACAACTTGCTGCTGGACATGCGAGACCTCGTACAACTAACCGGCCCCCTTCGCCGAGCTACGAGTTCACCCGCATACGCCCAGCGACTACGCCAACGACTAGACGACATCCGCGCAGGCAACCGAACGACACAGTGGAGCCAGTACCGAACACAAGGCAGCTGA
- a CDS encoding tyrosine-type recombinase/integrase — MIPDDHEVARLFLERLGIRPEELLHTTTPASKTPTFAEYVPRVAEAVPAGARRTYLPYWRQLSRRWPDRPIDQPTHLELQGFVEQARRTAVVRRNNRGGRSAAEHMVCAIRCLYRYASNDGHISASTNPSAHLEKPPRLPGTRRALSTRQLEQINHAAATTGDDPELDTLLLRLHLETACRTGGALKLRQEDLDPEQCLIRLSGKGGTLHWQPVSPTLMTRLIAHGERSPDPGLQLLRYQHGRPITRRRYDHLWNRIGRHLPWVATQQITTHWLRHTTLTWVERNFGYATARAFAAHAGPTGQDGATLTYVRASIEEVASAVTALTGEPHPLAI; from the coding sequence ATGATCCCCGACGACCACGAGGTTGCCCGGCTGTTTCTGGAGCGGTTGGGAATCCGCCCGGAAGAACTACTGCACACGACAACCCCCGCCAGCAAAACGCCAACCTTCGCTGAGTACGTACCGCGAGTCGCCGAAGCGGTTCCCGCCGGAGCCCGACGCACCTACCTTCCCTACTGGCGTCAACTCAGTCGGCGTTGGCCGGACCGCCCAATCGACCAACCAACACACCTCGAACTACAGGGTTTCGTTGAGCAGGCTCGACGTACCGCCGTCGTGCGCCGCAATAACCGCGGAGGGCGATCCGCCGCCGAACACATGGTCTGCGCCATTCGCTGCCTCTACCGATACGCCAGCAACGACGGGCACATTTCCGCCTCCACCAACCCGTCCGCGCATCTGGAGAAGCCACCACGACTTCCCGGCACACGTCGCGCACTGTCCACCCGCCAACTCGAACAAATCAACCATGCCGCCGCAACCACAGGAGACGACCCCGAACTCGACACCCTCCTCCTGCGACTACACCTCGAAACCGCCTGCCGCACAGGTGGCGCCCTCAAACTTCGCCAAGAAGACCTCGACCCCGAGCAATGCTTGATCCGACTGTCCGGCAAGGGCGGAACCCTGCACTGGCAGCCGGTCTCCCCCACCTTGATGACCCGATTGATCGCACACGGTGAACGAAGCCCCGATCCAGGACTCCAACTGTTGCGATACCAACACGGCCGTCCGATCACCCGACGCCGGTACGACCACCTCTGGAATCGAATCGGCCGCCACCTACCCTGGGTCGCCACCCAGCAGATAACAACCCACTGGCTCCGACACACCACCCTGACCTGGGTCGAACGCAACTTCGGATACGCCACCGCCCGCGCATTCGCGGCCCACGCCGGACCAACCGGCCAAGACGGCGCCACCCTCACATACGTCCGAGCATCCATCGAAGAAGTCGCATCAGCCGTAACCGCACTCACTGGCGAACCGCACCCCCTCGCAATCTAA